AGATACAAGAAGTAATACTACTGCTGGAGTTGGATTTATTCAATAGTATTTCTTTTCATATATTTTGTTTTTACTATAAGTTTATAGGAAATTGAGTTTTTGTTTTATCAAACAAAAAAAGGTTGTTAAATATTTAACAACCTCTTAGATATACTATCATATGATCTTACAATCCGAATGCAGCCTTTACGCTATCTACTGCATCTAGTTTCTCCCAAGTGAAGAATTCAACTTCAACAGAAGTTTGGTTACCCGCATTGCTGAAAGTAAGTTTCTTTACTTCAGGTTTTCTTCCCATGTGTCCATAAGCTGCGGTTGGACCGTATATTGGATTTCTTAATTTTAATCGTTGTTCAATAGCGTAAGGACGCATATCGAATATTTCTTCAATTTTCTTTGCAATTTCACCATCGGTCATATTAACTTTTGAACTACCATAAGTATTTACATAAATCCCCATGGGTTTTGCTACTCCTATTGCATAAGAAACTTGTACTAATATTTCATCACATACTCCCGCTGCTACCATATTTTTAGCGATATGACGTGTAGCATACGCTGCGGAACGGTCAACTTTAGAAGGGTCTTTCCCAGAAAAAGCTCCTCCTCCATGTGCACCTTTTCCTCCATAGGTATCAACGATAATTTTTCTACCTGTTAAGCCGGTATCTCCGTGTGGTCCTCCAATAACAAACTTCCCTGTAGGATTTATGTGGTAAATGATTTGGTCGTTGAATAATTTCTGTACGTCGGTATTATTTAATTTCTGAATCACACGGGGGATAAGAATCTCTCTCATATCTTTTTGAATCTTTGCCAGCATCTTATTCTCGTCTGCATCAAAATCATCATGTTGTGTAGAAATTACAATGGTATCGATTCTTAAAGGTTTATTGTCGTCACTGTACTCAATAGTTACTTGAGATTTGGCATCTGGACGTAAATAAGTTATATCTTTATTTTCTCTTCGTAACTCTGCTAATTCACGCAAAATTCTATGAGAAAGATCTAGCGCTAATGGCATATAATCTTCGGTTTCATTAGACGCATATCCGAACATCATTCCTTGATCACCTGCACCTTGCTCTTCTAAGTTTGTTTTTTCAACTCCTCTATTGATATCAGCAGATTGTTCATGAATGGCAGAAATAATTCCACATGAGTTATAATCAAATTGATATTCTCCTTTTGTGTAACCAATCTTTTTGATTACGTCTCTTGCGATGTTCTGTACATCTAAATATATTTCAGATTTTACTTCTCCAGCTAGGGTTACTAATCCAGTGGTAACAAGGGTCTCACATGCTACCTTAGCATTTTTATCAAATGCTAAAAAATGATCTATAATTGCATCAGAAATTTGATCTGCCACCTTATCTGGGTGTCCTTCTGATACAGACTCTGAAGTAAATAAATATGCCATGTTTTACTTTTAAAATGTGAAGGCCAAAAATAAGTATTGTTTATGAAATCTCTAAATTATTTCGGGAAATAAAATCAAATTCGTCAAAAAAGCAGTAATCTTGCATTATGACAAGACTTCTTCATATTGAAACAGCTACAAAAGTATGTTCTGTTGCACTCTCAGAAGATGGGAAATTAGTTGACGTTTTGGAAGAATCATCGGGTGAATATATTCACTCTGAGAAGTTAACTATCTTTATTGAGGAAATTTGCAAAAGAAACCACTGGAATCTTCAGGATTTACAAGGGATTGTAGTGACGAGCGGACCTGGATCTTACACAGGACTTCGTATCGGTGTTTCTACTGCTAAAGGACTTTGTTTTGGTTTAGATATTCCACTGATTTCTGTAAACACGCTTGAAAGTATAACGCAATTGGCTTTGATAAAATACCCAGATGCAATCATCTGTGCTATGATAGATGCCCGCAGAATGGAAGTTTTTTCAGGGATATATGATAATCAAATGCGACTTGTTAAGCCCTTGTCAGCCGATATATTAGATGACAATTCATACGCAGAGTTTGAGCCTTTTGTAGTTTGTGGAGATGGTGCTGAAAAGGTGCAAACTCTATGGCCTAATAGAAATATCACAGTGGATATAACAATTTTATCAAGTGCCTCAGGACAAGTGCAAATTGCCTATCAAAAATACCTCAATCAAGAATTTGAAGATGTAGCCTATTTTGAACCGAAATATTTGAAAGATTTTATGGTGACGACAGCTAAATCCAAATTGTAATCCTACTTCTTTACTGTCCTTCATGGATAACCGGTCTCAATATAAAATACCCTGCTAATGAAAACCCCAAAAAAAGAGTTATATCATGCGCATAATAAATCCAAAACTGATCTTCTAATGCCATAAAACTGCCTTTCTGTTTTACAGTTTGAATAATGAAATATAAATGAAGCATCCATCCGGGAAAAAACGAAAATACAGTCCATGAAATAAAAGAGACAAAGGCATTCCGTTTTGCTTCTGTTTCTACTGTATTGTTTCTGTTTAGCACAATAAGTAGGGCAAAGATAACAGCCCCCAATACGATATACATAGTTTTCAAGAAAGCTGGTTTATAATAAAAAAACTGTTCTTTGGTGAATGAGAAGACAATCTGTTCAGATGTCTGATTTACTGTGTAAAGGAAAAGTCCAAATACAATAAATAAAACAACTCCAAGGCGAAATTCTTTTTTAAACAATAGAAAATTCATCTCTTCTAGGTTTTGCGTTTTTTCTTCTTAGCCGCAGGGAAAAGAATATTGTTCAAAATAAGCCGGTATCCAGGAGAGTTTGGATGTAAATTCAAATCAGTTGGATCATCTCCTACACGGTGTTGATAATCCTCTGGGTCGTGACCACCATAGAACGTCCATGTTCCATTTCCAAATTCTCCGTGCATATATTTTACAGTTCCTAAGGACTTTGATTCTCCCATAACTGTAACAGAAGGCTTAATATATTCCTTTACAAAATCGGTTGTTTGGCCATAGAAATTTTTGATAATTTTTGTGTGGTTTTGACAAAGAATGGTAGGAACAATATCCCATTTAGCAGAGAAATCAAATAAGGTGAATATGTCATCGCGTTCAGTAACTGTTCTATGTCTGTCTGTCCCATCAATCGTGGAATATTCATATTCCAATGGGTTTTCCTTAATCTGGTAATTTTGAAAAGCTAATCCGTTATTAAAGTCCATCTTTGATTTATAGTTTGGATCCATGCCATCTCCATCGTACATATATTCACATATATCGGTGTTGTGAGCAGCTAAAGCAATATCAAAACTATCTGTTCCACTACACATGGTAAATAGAAATCCACCTGCAAAAACAAAACTTTTAATGCTTTCTGCTACAGCTAATTTCATGTCAGAAACTTTTTTGAATCCTAAACTCTCAGCACTTGCTTCCATGATAGCTACTTGATTTTGATACCAAGCTGCATTGCGATAGGCCGCGTAAAATTTTCCATATTGACCTGTAAAATCTTCATGGTGTAAGTGTAGCCAATCGTATTTGGAAAGCCCGCCAACTAATACGGTACTGTCATAAATCTTATCATATGGAATCTCAGCATATTCTAGCACCATTGTTACAGCGTCATCCCAAGGTCTTTTATCCAAGGGAGTATATACAGCAATTTTTGGAGCGACATCGAGTTGAACTATCTCTTGATTTACTTCTGGCGCAGAAATATTTCGCTTTATTTCATTTGCCTGACCGTCCGCAATAACTTCGTAGCTAACACCTCGAATAATTAATTCCTTTTCTATGGATTCTAGATTTGGCATTAAGAAAGATCCTCCTCTGTAATTGAGTAGCCATTCAATAGATACATTATGTTCCAAAACAAAGAAGGCAACGCCGTATGCTTTTAAATGATTCTTTTGGCTATTATCCATAGGAATCAAAAGTTGTGAAGCTCTTATATTTCCTATAAAAATAATAACTACAAAGAATACTAAAATATATGGTTGTATTTTTTTCATTTTATTAAACCCGTTTATTAAAACGGATCATCTTCAAATTCATTGCCAGAAGTATTAAAATCATCATCAAAATTAACATCAATATCATCCATTCTACTAGAGCGGATAATAGCTTGAGGCCCTTCTGAATCAAAACTATTACCCATAGGTAGTGTATTAGATGTTTGCAATTCTTCTTCAAAACGATAAGACTCAAAATTCGAAAATCGAGCATATTTTCCAATGAATTGAAGACGAACAGAGCCAGTAGAACCATTTCTGTGTTTTGCTATGATAATATCACCTGTTCCAGTTGTTGGTCCCTTATCATCTTCAGTAAATCCATAGTATTCCCCTCGATAAATAAAAGCAACAATATCGGCATCTTGCTCAATCGCTCCTGATTCCCTCAAGTCAGAAAGAACAGGCTTTTTATCCCCACCTCGCTGTTCTACAGAACGACTTAACTGAGATAATGCAATTACAGGGACATTTAATTCTTTGGCTATTTCTTTAATTGAACGAGAAATCTGAGAAATCTCTTGTTCACGATTTCCAAATGATTTTCCTGTTCCGGAGGTCATTAGTTGTAAATAATCGATGATGATAATCTGTATATCGTGTTTTTGTTTCATCCTACGGCACTTAGCACGTAATTCAAAGATGGAGATACCTGGTGTATCATCAATATAAATAGGAGCTTTGGATAATTTTGCAATTTTCGAATGAATTTGTTGTAATTCGTGATCTGCGATGTTTCCTCTTCTTAATTTTTCAGCATCAACTTCTGTTTCGGAAGCGATTAAACGTTTTACTAATTGGACGCTTGACATCTCAAGAGAAAAGATAGCAACACCCATATTGTACTCAACAGCAGTATTTCTAGCCATGGATAAGACAAAAGCTGTTTTTCCCATACCAGGTCGCGCCGCAATAACAACCATGTCAGAACGTTGCCACCCAGCTGTAATTTTGTCTAAATCTTTAAATCCAGAAGGTACACCAGAAACGCCATCTTTGTTTTTTCTCGCATTCTCAATTTCCTCAATTGCACCCTTCATGGCAGTTTGCATGGTGTCGTAGCTCTTTTTCATGTTGTTTTGAGCAACAGCAAATAATTCTTCCTCAGCTTTTGCTAATATTTCAAAAACGTCTTTGGTTTCATCGTATGATTCGCGAAGTAATTCATTCGATATACCAATAATCTCACGCTGAATGAATTTTTCAATAATAACACGACTATGGTGTTCAATGTGTGCCGAAGAAGCAATCTTGTTTGTGAGTGTAGATAAATAGTAGGCTCCACCTGCAATTTCTAAACTTCCCATTTTGCGCAACTGTTCGGTTACTGTCAATACATCAATAGGAGTAGTAGATTTAAAAAGCTCTGCAATGGCATCAAATATGATTTGGTGCTTTGGGTCGTAGAAGGCATCTTTAGTACGTAAGATATCAATTACATTATTTACAGCCCCACTATCCAACATCATAGCACCTAAAACAGATTGTTCTAAATCAAGTGCTTGTGGTGGAATCTTACCAATATCCGTGGGAGTTAATTTACCCCTCCTAGCTCTGTTTACAGAAATTTTCTCTTCTCTATTTTCTTCGTTTGACATGTTGCAAATATATTTATTTCCTTTTCTATTTTTTTGAAAAAAAGAAAGAAGAAATCTAATTGTGTATAACTTAGTTGTTGTTGATAACTCTATTTTATGCTATCCTTTTATTTTTCTAACTTTTTCGGAATTTACGACTAAAAATTTACTTCCCCAAATTAATTCAATGTGAATATCTCATATAGTTTTATAATTAGGTTTATCCAGTTGTGCATTTAGAATATGATACAGATAGTGATGTCAGCCCTCGATTGCTCGGGGTCTATTTGAAGATTAGTAATTTTATTTATTTTTGTATAAGCACAAAGGGTTAAGGTTTAATTTAGCAAAATGAGAAGAGAAATTCGAAAAACCAATGATGGATTGTGTACGATTTACCTTCCAGATTTGAATGAATGTTACCATTCTACTAATGGTGCCTATCAAGAAGCTATGCATGTGTTTATTGAAAGTGGTTGGAAACGAATTAATCTTGATTCTGTTTCTATCTTAGAAATAGGGTTTGGAACAGGTTTAAATGCAATACTAACACTTATACAAGGGGAAAAAGAAAATAGACATGTAAAGTATGTTGGATTAGAAGCTTTCCCAGTTTCTGATAAGGAAATTAGTCAGTTAGGATATGCTGAATTCCCAAGTATATCATCATATAAGTCTCTATATCTTCAGATGCATGAGAGTGAATGGGGGAAAGAAGTTGGTATTACTCCTTTGTTTCATCTTACTAAAATTAAGCAGAGTTTAGAAATATACGAGCCTCCAATCAACTCTTTTAATTTGGTCTATTTTGATGCTTTTGGACCTAAGGTGCAGCCTGAAATGTGGACAGAGGAAGTATTCCATAAATTGTTTACCTCTCTCCAATCGGGAGGAATTTTGGTAACATATAGTGCCAATGGACAAGTTAGACGCAACCTACAAGCCGTAGGTTTTCATGTAGAACGTATTCCGGGACCTGCTGGAAAAAGAGAAATGCTCAGGGCTACTAAACCTTAAATTTAATATCCAAAAATTTCTTTGAGACTGAGCGTTTTTACTTTTCCTAATTGATTTAATTTCTCTTGATTAATCTTCCCTTCTCCTGCTACAATACAATATGTGAAAGCCTTCTCACTGATTTGTTCTTTATGAAAATCTGTGATATCAGATAGTTCTAAACCAATCAATTTGTCGTAAATCATTTTGCGCACATCATAATTCTGTCCTAATTTATTAGCACGTAAATAATATGTTAGAATATCCTCATCAATAATCCGTTCAGAAGCTAATTGCTTTTGTAAAGCAGATTTAGCATTTTCAAAAGCAGGTTTGGATTGAGGTAATTCAGTTAACAATTCATTCATGCCATCTACAGCTTCCGTGAATTTATCGGCTTGTGTGCCTATATAAGCATAGAATGAATTGCGTTTGATTTTCATATCTGGCGTCGCATAATATGCATAGGTAGAATAAGCTAATGCTTTAGATTCACGAATAGTCTGGAAAACGATAGATTCCATACCTCCACCAAAATATTGATTAAATAGTTGAATCTTTGGAAGTAATTCTTCTTGGTATTTATCCTCATTTCTTATCCAAAAAATCTCTGCTTGAACCATATCAAAGTGAGCAATTAGTACTTGATTCTCATTTTGGTCAATTTGAGGGTAATCCACCTTTGGAGGTAATTGTAAAAATTGTGCAGGGGCTTTGTGGACTTCGTTTAGAGTTTCCACGATTTCTTTTGCTGATTTAGGGCCATAATAAAGTATTTGATGTGGATAATTAGCTAATGTTCTTAAACAAGTAATTAAGTCCTCCGCTTTAATTTTCTTTAATTCATCATTAGAAAGCACTTGGTTAAATGGATTTTTCTCTCCAAACATTGCATAATTACGAAGTCCATACATTATTTGATTCTTGTTTTCCTTTCTATTTTGACGACTTTTTTGAATGCGTTGTATGTATGCTTTAAGTGCTTTTTTATCTGCTAAACAATTGTGTAGGAGCTCATCAAAAAGAGATACTGTTTTTTCGAAATTCTCTTGCAATCCTTCTAAGTAGATTTCTGTAGATTCAGGAGAAACATTTATACTAAATGAGCTCGCTAAATCGTAAAACTCCATACTGATGTCTTCGGGGTTCTTATTCTTAGTGCCTATATAATCAATATATCCAGCTGCAAGTGATAATAATTTATTACTCCAACTTCCAGTTTCGATATGGTAGGTTAGGCTGAAAAGTTCGTTGTTTTCATTCTTTACTGCTAATACTTCATAGTTTCCACTTGTTTCTCTTTGAATATCTTTATTAAAATCAACCCATACAGGTTTGATTTCATTTTCTGGTATGGAAGCAACATATTTTACAAATTCAGACTGATCTTCTCGATTTACAGTAACAGGCGTTATAGCAGGCTTTTCGACCTTAACCACATTATTGTCTTCTCCCTTTCGCTTATAAATTACAACATAATTCTCTTTGAAATAACGATTGGCAAAATCTACAATATCTTGTTTGGAGATTTTGCTTAATCGCTCAATCATGTTTATACGATCTAACCAATCTGTGCCTAAAACGAAATTATCCATGAGTTGGTAAGCTCTATCACCGTAATCTTCCTCAGCATAAATCATTTCTTTTTTTGCGTTATTAATAATAGAAGTAATGATATCTTCAGAAAAATTTCCTGATTTTAACTTATTGATTTCATTTAATAGAAGGTCTTTTACTTTTTCTAGACTTTGCCCTTCAGTGGGATTACCTCCTAATAGCAGAGTGCTATAATCTTTCATGACATAGGGATAAGCATAGGCACTTAATAGCTTTTGTTTTCCAATTAAATTCAAATCAATGAGTCCAGCTGAACCATTGGTTAGTATAGACCCCACCAATTCAAGTAGTTGTGCATCTTTGGTAGCTGCGCCTGGTAATCGGTAACCCAATAAAATTCGTTCAGGCTGTGGTCCCCATACTTCAGAAACTATAGGGGCTGCTGTTTCCTGTTCAGGCTCGAAGGTATAAACTGGAAGTTCTTTTGGTTCCATATAACCAAATGCTTTATCAATTTTTTGGATTACCTCATCCGGATTGAAGTCTCCAGACATAATAATCCCCATATTGTTAGGGACATAATATGTATTAAAATATTTCCTAATTTCAACTAAGGAAGGATTCTTGAGGTGCTCTATTGTTCCAATAGTAGTTTGTCTTCCGTAATTATTGTTTTGAAAGAGAAGTCGAAACATTTCTTCAAAAACTTTATTTCCATCATCGTCTAAACCTCTATTCTTTTCTTCATAAACAGCTTCTAATTCAGTATGAAAGATTCGAAAGACAGGGTTTCTAAATCGTTCTGCCTGAACAGCCAGATATTTATCTATTACATTGCTGGGAATATCTTCGGTATAAACAGTTTCTTCTACAGAAGTAAAAGCATTTGTTCCTTCAGCCCCCATTGCAGCCATCATTTTATCGTATTCATTTGCAATGGCATATTTTGCTGCTTCTCCTGAAGTTTTATCGATTTCTGCATAGATTCGTTTTCTTTCTTCTATATCTGTGGTTGTATTATATTGTTCATATAATCGTTCTATTTCATCTAATAAGGGCTTTTCCTGCGCATAATCTAAAGAACCGAATTTATCAGTGCCTTTAAACAACATGTGTTCTAGATAGTGAGCTAAGCCTGTATGTGTAGCAGGGTCAGTTTTACTTCCAGCTTTGACTGCAATGTATGTTTGAATGCGTGGTACTTTATTAGAAGGACTTAATATGACTGTCAAACCGTTTGAAAGTCTATAAAATCGTGTGTGCGTAGGGTCATTTGTAATGTATTTATAAGCATACCCATTGGCATTGCCATCTTCCCATGTTTTAATTTGATTATCAGCTTTCTGAGAAATGCTAAAAGCAGAAGATATTAATACAACTAGTAAAGTAATTAATACGTATTTAAATTTATTTTTAATCATTATCCAACTTTTTTTTGAATGTTAAAGTTATATCTTTTTGGAAAACATTTGCTCATTTATCATTTATAAATAATCTTTTTTAATTATACTTGTACGTTTACTAATTAACATTAAACAATAAAATGACCGAAAAAGAACAAGTGGAATTTATCAATTTTGGACGTATCTGTTGGAGGAATAGACGTTTATTACTAATTACTAGTTTTGTTTCGGCAATTATGGGAGTTGTTATATCTTTTCTTTTGCCTGTTATCTATCGCTCAACTGCTACAGTATATCCAGCTGCAATTACTTTAGTTGAATCAACAGATGCTATTTATAATCATGGAAACATTGATGAATTTGGAGATATTGAACAAGCAGAACAACTTCTAGAATTGGCAAGTTCTAATGATTTTCATGAACGTGTGATTCAACAAATGGAACTTTATAACCATTACGAAATTAAACCTGATTCTCCCAAGGCAAAGTTTAAGATGGATGAGATGTATAATGATTTAATCCGTGTGAGTAGAAGTAAATTTAGTGCAATTAAGATTACTGTATTTGATAAAAGTCCAGAAAAAGCAGCTAAAATAGCTGGATTTATTGTAAATGACTTGAATGATTTTAGAGCCCAAATAATACGAAATAGAATTCAACAAAATTTAGCTGTTTTAAATCATTTTAAGGATAGTTTGTTAGAAAATCGACAAATGATTGCGGATAGTATGTTAAAGTTTAAAGCTTTTGGAGTTGTAAGTAGAGTTGAACGAGCAGGGTTGTTACAAGCGGTTGATTCATACAAAGCAAATGATCCAAGTATCCAAGACATTCTTAAAGCAAATATACAATATGGCTCCGCTTATGATGAATTGGATATTAATTATAATTTTCAAACTGACATGATTAATCATGTGAATAAGGTTCGATTACAATGGGAAACTTCTAGTGCTAAGACAGTTTCTCATCAATTTATTGTTGAGCATCCACAAGTGGCAGATAAAAAATATTCTCCTAAAAGATTGTTAGTGGTTCTTGGAGTAATAGCAGTTACCTTGTTCTTACTTGTTTTCTATTTATATCTCAAAGAAAATTGGACTAAGTACAAGGCTAAATTAGAAGCATGAATTTTCTAAGTACAAAACCCTCTTTAAAATGGAAGGGAATTCTGGAGGTATTCCTTATTTGTACTATTGTCTTTTGTTTATTTATGATGCCATTAAATTGGGCATTGGGTATTGGCGGTATAATTCTTTTGTTTATCTTACTATTCTTTTTGACTTTTCAAACTGAAAAG
The DNA window shown above is from Brumimicrobium sp. and carries:
- the metK gene encoding methionine adenosyltransferase; this translates as MAYLFTSESVSEGHPDKVADQISDAIIDHFLAFDKNAKVACETLVTTGLVTLAGEVKSEIYLDVQNIARDVIKKIGYTKGEYQFDYNSCGIISAIHEQSADINRGVEKTNLEEQGAGDQGMMFGYASNETEDYMPLALDLSHRILRELAELRRENKDITYLRPDAKSQVTIEYSDDNKPLRIDTIVISTQHDDFDADENKMLAKIQKDMREILIPRVIQKLNNTDVQKLFNDQIIYHINPTGKFVIGGPHGDTGLTGRKIIVDTYGGKGAHGGGAFSGKDPSKVDRSAAYATRHIAKNMVAAGVCDEILVQVSYAIGVAKPMGIYVNTYGSSKVNMTDGEIAKKIEEIFDMRPYAIEQRLKLRNPIYGPTAAYGHMGRKPEVKKLTFSNAGNQTSVEVEFFTWEKLDAVDSVKAAFGL
- the tsaB gene encoding tRNA (adenosine(37)-N6)-threonylcarbamoyltransferase complex dimerization subunit type 1 TsaB, whose product is MTRLLHIETATKVCSVALSEDGKLVDVLEESSGEYIHSEKLTIFIEEICKRNHWNLQDLQGIVVTSGPGSYTGLRIGVSTAKGLCFGLDIPLISVNTLESITQLALIKYPDAIICAMIDARRMEVFSGIYDNQMRLVKPLSADILDDNSYAEFEPFVVCGDGAEKVQTLWPNRNITVDITILSSASGQVQIAYQKYLNQEFEDVAYFEPKYLKDFMVTTAKSKL
- a CDS encoding asparagine synthetase B, coding for MKKIQPYILVFFVVIIFIGNIRASQLLIPMDNSQKNHLKAYGVAFFVLEHNVSIEWLLNYRGGSFLMPNLESIEKELIIRGVSYEVIADGQANEIKRNISAPEVNQEIVQLDVAPKIAVYTPLDKRPWDDAVTMVLEYAEIPYDKIYDSTVLVGGLSKYDWLHLHHEDFTGQYGKFYAAYRNAAWYQNQVAIMEASAESLGFKKVSDMKLAVAESIKSFVFAGGFLFTMCSGTDSFDIALAAHNTDICEYMYDGDGMDPNYKSKMDFNNGLAFQNYQIKENPLEYEYSTIDGTDRHRTVTERDDIFTLFDFSAKWDIVPTILCQNHTKIIKNFYGQTTDFVKEYIKPSVTVMGESKSLGTVKYMHGEFGNGTWTFYGGHDPEDYQHRVGDDPTDLNLHPNSPGYRLILNNILFPAAKKKKRKT
- the dnaB gene encoding replicative DNA helicase, with protein sequence MSNEENREEKISVNRARRGKLTPTDIGKIPPQALDLEQSVLGAMMLDSGAVNNVIDILRTKDAFYDPKHQIIFDAIAELFKSTTPIDVLTVTEQLRKMGSLEIAGGAYYLSTLTNKIASSAHIEHHSRVIIEKFIQREIIGISNELLRESYDETKDVFEILAKAEEELFAVAQNNMKKSYDTMQTAMKGAIEEIENARKNKDGVSGVPSGFKDLDKITAGWQRSDMVVIAARPGMGKTAFVLSMARNTAVEYNMGVAIFSLEMSSVQLVKRLIASETEVDAEKLRRGNIADHELQQIHSKIAKLSKAPIYIDDTPGISIFELRAKCRRMKQKHDIQIIIIDYLQLMTSGTGKSFGNREQEISQISRSIKEIAKELNVPVIALSQLSRSVEQRGGDKKPVLSDLRESGAIEQDADIVAFIYRGEYYGFTEDDKGPTTGTGDIIIAKHRNGSTGSVRLQFIGKYARFSNFESYRFEEELQTSNTLPMGNSFDSEGPQAIIRSSRMDDIDVNFDDDFNTSGNEFEDDPF
- the mnmD gene encoding tRNA (5-methylaminomethyl-2-thiouridine)(34)-methyltransferase MnmD; amino-acid sequence: MRREIRKTNDGLCTIYLPDLNECYHSTNGAYQEAMHVFIESGWKRINLDSVSILEIGFGTGLNAILTLIQGEKENRHVKYVGLEAFPVSDKEISQLGYAEFPSISSYKSLYLQMHESEWGKEVGITPLFHLTKIKQSLEIYEPPINSFNLVYFDAFGPKVQPEMWTEEVFHKLFTSLQSGGILVTYSANGQVRRNLQAVGFHVERIPGPAGKREMLRATKP
- a CDS encoding insulinase family protein: MIKNKFKYVLITLLVVLISSAFSISQKADNQIKTWEDGNANGYAYKYITNDPTHTRFYRLSNGLTVILSPSNKVPRIQTYIAVKAGSKTDPATHTGLAHYLEHMLFKGTDKFGSLDYAQEKPLLDEIERLYEQYNTTTDIEERKRIYAEIDKTSGEAAKYAIANEYDKMMAAMGAEGTNAFTSVEETVYTEDIPSNVIDKYLAVQAERFRNPVFRIFHTELEAVYEEKNRGLDDDGNKVFEEMFRLLFQNNNYGRQTTIGTIEHLKNPSLVEIRKYFNTYYVPNNMGIIMSGDFNPDEVIQKIDKAFGYMEPKELPVYTFEPEQETAAPIVSEVWGPQPERILLGYRLPGAATKDAQLLELVGSILTNGSAGLIDLNLIGKQKLLSAYAYPYVMKDYSTLLLGGNPTEGQSLEKVKDLLLNEINKLKSGNFSEDIITSIINNAKKEMIYAEEDYGDRAYQLMDNFVLGTDWLDRINMIERLSKISKQDIVDFANRYFKENYVVIYKRKGEDNNVVKVEKPAITPVTVNREDQSEFVKYVASIPENEIKPVWVDFNKDIQRETSGNYEVLAVKNENNELFSLTYHIETGSWSNKLLSLAAGYIDYIGTKNKNPEDISMEFYDLASSFSINVSPESTEIYLEGLQENFEKTVSLFDELLHNCLADKKALKAYIQRIQKSRQNRKENKNQIMYGLRNYAMFGEKNPFNQVLSNDELKKIKAEDLITCLRTLANYPHQILYYGPKSAKEIVETLNEVHKAPAQFLQLPPKVDYPQIDQNENQVLIAHFDMVQAEIFWIRNEDKYQEELLPKIQLFNQYFGGGMESIVFQTIRESKALAYSTYAYYATPDMKIKRNSFYAYIGTQADKFTEAVDGMNELLTELPQSKPAFENAKSALQKQLASERIIDEDILTYYLRANKLGQNYDVRKMIYDKLIGLELSDITDFHKEQISEKAFTYCIVAGEGKINQEKLNQLGKVKTLSLKEIFGY
- a CDS encoding Wzz/FepE/Etk N-terminal domain-containing protein, which produces MTEKEQVEFINFGRICWRNRRLLLITSFVSAIMGVVISFLLPVIYRSTATVYPAAITLVESTDAIYNHGNIDEFGDIEQAEQLLELASSNDFHERVIQQMELYNHYEIKPDSPKAKFKMDEMYNDLIRVSRSKFSAIKITVFDKSPEKAAKIAGFIVNDLNDFRAQIIRNRIQQNLAVLNHFKDSLLENRQMIADSMLKFKAFGVVSRVERAGLLQAVDSYKANDPSIQDILKANIQYGSAYDELDINYNFQTDMINHVNKVRLQWETSSAKTVSHQFIVEHPQVADKKYSPKRLLVVLGVIAVTLFLLVFYLYLKENWTKYKAKLEA